The Spodoptera frugiperda isolate SF20-4 chromosome 8, AGI-APGP_CSIRO_Sfru_2.0, whole genome shotgun sequence DNA segment atgttgtaagtcccatgtaataggtggtgagtgagcccattgccatataccgggcacatttccagactccgtgctaccactgagaaattttcaaaaaccgaaatATGTACTTAACACAGCGTTACGTAATACAAAATTACTCAATGTGAAATATctcaaaaaattatataaaaaaaaatatggcatacttcttaattttttttttactttttacaccTTCATGTGAAATACTGCTATGAAAATAGTTCAGGCGCTGTTATGAAAATCGTTGGTTTGTCTGTATGAGTATTTATCAaccgttttaaaaaatactttttgtttgaaagGGTACCCCTAAGGTCCCACAGCCAAAAAGTCATAATCTCAAAGTCTACATAATCTAggagaaataaaagtaaaacctcaaaaataactttttttcatgtcatattacaattattttcaaatattaacaGTACAATTTAACAATACTTTCTTTAGGAAAGGTTAATATTTTGGAATTGTTAATATTTTGGTACCTAATATTCTATCTAAAATTAAACTACTTACCTATTATTTCACTAAACTTACTTCATTGACTCAGGGACATCGCTTTCACCATGTTTCGATGCACTTGGcagttacaaaaaataactttaataaaagaCAAGCAGATTGCCACGCCACCTGATGTAATAAAGTAAACTTTTGTTTTAGATCGTCAAACCAGGATAGCTTCTCAGGATGCTGAGAAGGTGTTGCGAGACGACAACGTGTACTTCAACAGCTTCAACGGTGTCAAGGGTAGCGTGTCCACCAGCCTCGAGAAGCTGAGCAGCGTCTACACCCAACAGGCCTGCATCGGATGGCTAGGTGAGGATCAGGTCTTGGTTCTGTTCTTATTCGGAACACCAGCAATAGGGTAGATGTCTaattaccgacttcacaaaaaggaggaggtactatgttcggctgtttgtatactgtaatactccgtcaattgccgacggattttcaaaattctttttttgttcgaaagtagatagttctgaggtggtcccattgtcaccaagttaggatctgatgatgggatcttagagaaatcgaaggaactcctcaaatattatagggaactatatagtgattttggtatatttatctagaattgaagcatttacagtcaaaaaggaACCTTTGAAGTctaggtggaactgatgaagaagaccagaaatggccaatggaaattcatactcacatagaaatcacaataaagttaattaattaagtgactgtgacaatacaaataaataaagtagttattgagatagagaattgtaaccgacttttttagttgcgatactgagtatcgcaactaaaaagtgtgaaataaaatactttttacaaaaaaaataaaccgacttcactaaaaaagttaaaaataactttaatttcggaagtcggtgtaacaaataaataataccgagaaacaccgacttccgaaattaaagttatttttaacttttttagtgaagtcggtttattttcattttaatgtccgtcttgtatattattttaaaacgtggacacttatttttttttggtaaacatgctttcgaagatatattgatttgaaatatcgcgagacgttacttctaggtatgttttatactatacgtagaaatgacgtatttatcaaattcctaaactttgattctttttatcaaagtattgttatggtaaaatatggtaaaataaaaaaaatacgtgtctaattttTTACCTGCGGACTAAATcgtgtttttatatttgtaccccgtcatcatccttattccATAAACATACGTTTACGGCAGAGTGTAGGGCGGTTTACTGTCACCTACAATGTGTGAATGCTTCGATGTCTCATGtctaatgaaaatatatattaaggACTTTAGATAAATTTTCAGAATCCAAAACttgttccatttttatttattggctttGACGTTGCTTCATATATTGGACGGATCCAgaaaaaagtttaagtaatcgttacGTAAACTATATTGGAGTTTCATgtaggtaaattaataaatccTAAAATACCTGCCTCCGTGTTCCAGGTCGCCAATACACCTACAACATGACATCGCTTCTGGAATGCAGCAGCACCACAATATCCCCCTGGGCTCCATTCTACTACTCCGGACAGTTGGTCGGCCTCAGGTTCATGGTCTTCGGAACTTTGAAGCTAGACAAGAGTGATAAAGACTCCTTTGAGTATTATTCACACAGTAGCGTCAAGGTATGACCACGACCTGCCCTTTATACCCTAActaacaatgcttgcgttgtttccACTCGTGTTTTTCCACCatagatgtgttatgtagctaagctacgaagatgtaatagctaagctgtaaaactatgggaccttttccactgatactaagctatgtagctgtgcaagtaaaatgtgctatgaagatgcgtcgCCGCAAAATAGCCGTATCATAGCataaaaaacatgaaataaaaatctttctCTTTGAAGTTACTGACCCACAAAGGCTGACAATTTTGATGGTTCGCACATAATCGTCCACAGGgaatactgtacccttagtataagtttgctttacgtttaaagtaatcgaaacgagagcgcattcggcgctctcattggccagctcgaataaaccgaccaatcagagcgccgtattactttaaacaaatttaatgcatactcatactaagggtactgattgattaccatcaggggaTAAGTGCACTTCCCAATTCTACAATGCTTTATTAACATCCTTCTTTCATTTATCtttctttgatatttattttaatattatttccttCCAGTCTGACGTGCCTAAAGCCTCTAAGTGCTTCTATAACGCAGCCAAAGCTACAGGAGCCATAGCTATGACCCTGGTCTTCAATAACAACCATGAGCTGATCTCCTGTGTCCTAGAGTAAAGAACTGCGAGTAGGTGACCTCCTGTCGAAGAATTAAAATATGAAGAAGTATATGTActgcattataatataaacgaaTTAaacgatatattatattacttatgtaTATATTTGGCATCAgaaattgttctttttttttaatttatttttagccgtggacGTCCTcttcttccactcctctctgtgcagagctttctgcggccaatgcTTATTGTAGGTGTCAAGTTCATCCTGCCATCTCCATCTggacctttttttaaggggagaaaatcatccaattacttctcccgcctaatgcgaggcgagagggagggtcagactcttattgactaaaaaccaccccgttcctactcctgctttttgagctagagcaccggtaacccactaggcagtccgcagctccgggtcctgatccggagctgcgaatcGGGACTGCGATATACATATatcccttttaaaaaaaatctcccCTACTTAATGGAAAGTGagacaatatacataattatgatacatTAATCTTggtttc contains these protein-coding regions:
- the LOC118275827 gene encoding uncharacterized protein LOC118275827 gives rise to the protein MKAQGFTIWTTTFKSKIVRFWVLSTYFVSSDRQTRIASQDAEKVLRDDNVYFNSFNGVKGSVSTSLEKLSSVYTQQACIGWLGRQYTYNMTSLLECSSTTISPWAPFYYSGQLVGLRFMVFGTLKLDKSDKDSFEYYSHSSVKSDVPKASKCFYNAAKATGAIAMTLVFNNNHELISCVLE